A stretch of Saccharothrix texasensis DNA encodes these proteins:
- a CDS encoding SDR family NAD(P)-dependent oxidoreductase — translation MDITGKAVLVTGANRGIGKALVEEALRRGAARVYAGTRRPLSHPDGRVVPVTLDVTDAAHIRAAVERVDTLDVLVNNAGVLEFDDLADRELLDRMLAVNFYGVRDVTMAFLPKLVEGGGAVASNISVNGFVALPLSASYSISKAAVLAMSQSLRAILASRGVNVHSILTGPVDTDMTAGLEIAEKASPELVARNILDGIEEGAEDIFPDPLSQGLADDWRAGLHKALERQFAAVYEAATRG, via the coding sequence ATGGACATCACGGGCAAGGCGGTCCTGGTGACCGGGGCCAACCGCGGCATCGGGAAGGCGTTGGTCGAGGAGGCGCTGCGGCGGGGCGCCGCGCGGGTCTACGCCGGCACCCGCCGACCCCTGTCGCACCCGGACGGGCGCGTCGTGCCGGTCACCTTGGACGTCACCGACGCCGCGCACATCCGGGCGGCCGTCGAGCGGGTCGACACCCTCGACGTCCTCGTCAACAACGCCGGCGTCCTGGAGTTCGACGACCTGGCGGACCGGGAGCTGCTCGACCGGATGCTCGCGGTCAACTTCTACGGCGTGCGCGACGTGACCATGGCGTTCCTGCCCAAGCTGGTGGAAGGCGGCGGCGCCGTCGCGAGCAACATCTCGGTGAACGGTTTCGTGGCGCTCCCGCTGAGCGCGTCGTACTCGATCTCGAAGGCGGCCGTGCTCGCGATGTCCCAGTCGCTGCGCGCCATCCTGGCGTCCCGGGGGGTGAACGTGCACTCGATCCTCACCGGCCCGGTGGACACGGACATGACCGCCGGGCTGGAGATCGCCGAGAAGGCGTCGCCGGAACTGGTGGCGCGCAACATCCTCGACGGGATCGAGGAAGGCGCCGAGGACATCTTCCCCGACCCGTTGTCGCAGGGCCTGGCCGACGACTGGCGCGCCGGCCTGCACAAGGCACTCGAACGGCAGTTCGCGGCGGTCTACGAGGCTGCGACACGGGGGTAG